One Candidatus Sulfurimonas baltica DNA segment encodes these proteins:
- a CDS encoding DUF4810 domain-containing protein, with protein sequence MRISNKIKVLFSIAVAFSMVGCAQPKVLYNYGDYSDSYYANKKNMSDESTLKLQQSMEQAIEKAGESISGRVPPGMYANLGYMYLKSGNPNGAISNFKKEKSVYPESARFMDRMIKKVELVEGKLK encoded by the coding sequence ATGAGAATCTCAAATAAGATAAAAGTATTGTTTTCAATAGCTGTAGCTTTTAGCATGGTTGGTTGTGCTCAGCCAAAAGTTCTTTACAATTATGGGGACTACAGCGACAGCTATTATGCAAACAAAAAAAATATGAGCGATGAATCAACATTGAAGCTTCAGCAGTCTATGGAACAAGCAATAGAAAAAGCCGGTGAGAGTATATCTGGCCGTGTACCTCCAGGGATGTATGCCAATTTAGGCTACATGTATCTAAAGAGCGGCAATCCCAATGGAGCAATTTCAAATTTTAAAAAAGAGAAGTCAGTTTACCCTGAATCAGCACGTTTTATGGACCGTATGATTAAAAAAGTCGA